From the genome of Mauremys reevesii isolate NIE-2019 linkage group 24, ASM1616193v1, whole genome shotgun sequence:
cagggagcagggtggggggctcggtagggggcgctctcccctcgcagtcagtgctggccccagtgcaGCACTAGAGGGAGCtatgcagtggggtggggggctctccCCGCAGCCCCATCATTgactccagttctccagggcGAGGTGAGAGACCCCCTGTATAAACGGTTTCCggcctccaccccagaggcagccgcatcCCAGCGCTGGGCTAGAACTGCCAGGCCAGGGAAGTGATCTGTACCGATGGGTATTTATCAGGTtcctgagcacccaccggcgctcATGGGGAATCCCCCCTGTTTCAAGGGCACCTTTCTGGAGCTGGGCTGAACCGTGAGCCGACAGGCACCGATCTCGGGGCTCACCCAGCTGCGCTGTCACGGCTGGCACCAAACCCGACAGCGTCTGCGAACCCGGCTGCCTACGAGAGCTCCTGGGAGCCTGGGATGGTAATGGGGGCTCTGTGGATAAGGGAGAGTCAGAAACAGGGTCTGCAGCctcctgggcccagcaggggctgtgggcggggggagtgagggacaccggcagagctggggggtggggagcccagggctgggctggcagggggctgcagatcgggagtgagggacaccgCACAGTGGTGGGGGTagcccaggactgggacaggagggggctgtgggtcgggagtgaggggcaccggcagagctggggggcggggtggggggatggacagGCCTGgtctagcaggggctgtgggtcgggagtgaggggcactggcagaacggggggagagcccaggttTGGGACatcaggggctgtgggtcgggagtgaggggctgagctggggggctGCTTGTCCTGAGCtctctgctctcccctctgcaGGGTCACTCGCTCTCCACCCGGAcgctctcccatccctccttctaCCCCTACTACGTGGTTTTGTCTCGCTCCACACCAGGGACCCATCCAGTGCCCCACGGGGactggccccagggctctggcctgcagGGGGGCCCGGCCATTGAATCAGGTAGGAGGCCAAGTGGGGTCTGCGGGGGGAAGGGAATCTCCCTCTCTGTGGCTGgttcagccctgggccctgtggggaagggcaggggtcTGCGACGGAGGGggagacaccctcccccccccacaatctcaccttccccctctctctgctccaggTCTCCTGCTTCCCATTAGTTCCAGTGAATTCTTCTACACGGATCCCCTGATGCCCCCAGGGCACCGAGTCTACAACTACCTCgcctgcccctcccagcaggtACAGTGCCCCCAGGGGGCGGCTGGGCACAGCAGGTGGGTCCCCTCTCCCCAGTGTTGGCCAAAAATGGTGGCTTGGATGTCTTAAGACCCCATCATATCATGTGGCAGGCAGTTCTGCAGGTTAACCCTATGTATTATCCTGTCTCAAGGGTTATACAGGGTTAAACCCCAATAACAGCAGGTGGCTGGGACTTCCCCTgctgcagtgagttccacaggttagtatCACGCAGCAGGCACTTCTGCAGCTTAACCGCAATAGTAGACTGCTCACGTGGCTCCCATGGGTTAAATTCCATTACTGGTaatgtggcagggagttccacaggttaaccctaCTAATAGCTTCTGCTAGAGTGCCTCAGGGGTGTCGGTAGTTAACCCTCCCCACAATATCATGTGGCAGGGAGTTCTGCAAGTAACTTCCCCCCTCACCCAGGTAAATAACCTGCCTCTTGTCTGTTCCCTCCAGGTCTGTCAGAGTCTCCGTCTcagcacccccaaccccatcATGTCGGTCCGTgaggcctctcctcctccctgcccgcTGCCCCCCAGTGGCATGAAGTGGCTCTCGCAGGCAGAGTACAACGCAGTCAGCGCCCTGCTGGAGCTGCCGTATGAGGAGCCGGCCTGCAGCCCCGGGGAGGGCACGCCCGGGACCCAGCTCCTCCTGTCAGCTGTGGAACCGGAGTATGGCCAGGTGCTCACCCAGGAGGCTGCCAatgccctgctcagcctgcacaGCTCCCCAGACACACTGGGGGAGCTCCTGGGGGGCACTGAATCCCCAGCGCTTCCCCATGGCCTTGGGTCTGGCATGCTAGGGGCCTTCTTCCCCGAtagggctgcaggggaagcagcactTTAATTCTCACACCCCCTTTCTCCAGTGATGGGCAGTTCCAAAGGTCAGGGCTGCCAGTAACGCGGCGGGGAGTCCCGAAGGCCGTCCCTCTCCCGATGACCTACCTCAGGGTTTTTTACGGACGTTAAACTCGAGCTACATCATgtagcagggagttccacaggctaagtTCCAGTTGCCTCCTCAGCGAGTTTTCCACAGGCTAAAATGCAGCCTAATATCCTGTGGCAGGGAATTCAGCAGGTTATCCTGCCTATTTGCCTGCCCAATGGTCTGTCCAAGGTTTACAGCCCGGTCAAATATCATGTAGCAGGAGCTTTCCAAGACCATGTGGCAGGAAGTCTCCCAGACCATCAGCCTGCCTTTGGGAGTTTTCTGTGGGCTAATCCCAGTCACGCATCCTTTGGCGGGGAGTCCCACAGGTTACCCCTTGATTGCCTGTCTCAGGAATTAAATCCCTGACATAATATCCTTGGGTACCTCAGTGTAACTCTGCTACCATCCTAAAGCAGGGAGTCCTGCTGGTTCACCAAACCATGGGTTAaacctgtggcagggagttccacaggtaaaCCCGGCTGACAGCCTGGCAAAGGGCTTTTTCAACAGGCTCATGGCGTTGTTACCCTGCGGCAGGTAGTTCTACGGGTTGACCCCAGTAACACACCCGCCAGGTGTCATTTGGCCGTGTGGGGAAGAGCCAGGTTTGACAATGTAAAGGGACAATTTGGAGCCTCTTTGCTGTGGAACGGTGTTGTCACGTGTGGAGTTATTTGTAACGTTTTCCGTTCCGTTTCTTTAATGTTAATAAATGAGAATCCCAGAGGGACAGAAAACCCGGTTTGTGGGTTAGAAAACAATGTGCTATATCTTTAAATCCAGTTTGagccagccccagggtgggggactagctggctcgggggggcagggaatgggacatggggcattTCCCCTCTAGGGGCATCGGCTCCCCTctggcctcagggtgggggcctGGCTGGCTCGGGAGGCTCAGAGGATCTCGCCCAGTTAgcagcctcccctccctgctgccctgaAGTATCACAATCCTCAatgctgggggtgaggggaattccacattttcttcctgacccctgtgGTGGGTCCTGGAGCATGAGggtgaatcccccctccccagctacaaGGACTCGGGGACAGGGCTCCACCTCCCAAAGCTCTTTATTGCAGTCAGTCCCGAAGGGGGGGGGCATCCAGCCAGCTCCCAGCTTGGGgtcctggctggctcaggggtccTTGTCAACACTGGGCAGGTCGCCGCCTCTCCCGGCACTGTAGCCTCCTCCCCATCTTCTCCATCACGGCATCCAGAAGGTGCAGCACATCAGCCAGCGCAGCATTGCTGGAGCCCGTGGGGCCGTGTCCATCTGCCCTGGGTGtgacctggggctggggaggagacaaaaacggggggaagggggctgtggaTCAGCCCCTGCAGCCTCCCGATCCCTGGGATTGAACCTCTATGCGGAGGGCAGATGCACAGCTTAACCCCACTGGCAAAGAGGCTGAGCCCTGTCCGATCCCAGTACTATCAGGTGGTGGGTACTCCCGCAGGCTAACCCCAATAGTAAACTAACAGCAGGGAGTTTGTACAATCATTGTGgcaaccattccccctccccttgggCACTAAACTCCCCCACTTCTCAACAGGCCACGGGCATGTACTCCAGGCTGGCAACAAGGAATTCCCTGTGTTAATTCCTTTTATAAGCCAGTAGCAGGATGCCCCAAATATATCCCCCAGCCAGGACTTCCATTTGGCCATACTAAtagcccagtggcagggagtttTGCAGGTTAACCACCCCACTAACCCTCTGCCAGGTAGTCCCACAGGTTAACCCCACTAATCACCAAGTGGTAGGCAGCCATGTGGGAGAAACCCTCTAATGGCAGGGAGTCCCACAGGTTAACCCCCTAATaacccagtggcagggagtcccataGGTTAACTCCACTAATGACCAAGTTTAAGGCCCAGCAGGTCTCAAAGGCAGGTCTCCAGGCACCTCCGTGCTGCCACCCAATGGCAGCTGTAACCAGGTCGTGCTCCACTGCCCATGACCTGTTACAGACACAGACCATGGGAAGTCCTGCCTGCCTCAAGGGGTCTGACAGGCAGCAGCCTTgtggctcctgattggctccctgtcctATATACCCCAGAAAGGGTGAAGGGAACAGTGTGGGTCTGCTGtagccaccaccaccatcccgGCTTCTGAACTGGCTTTGGCCGCGTTTCCTGACCCAGACCCTAAAACCTGACTCGAACTCTGACCCTTGGAATCGACCCCGGCCTGGAACCTGCCTACGACTCCGCTGCTACTCCCGGCCTCAAGTTGGAGCCTGCTGCCCTTATCAGGATGCTAACACCGGGTGGCAGGGAGTCCAGCAGGAGAACCCCTGCAGGAGGCCGGTGACAGGAAGTCCCACAGCTTAACCTAGTACTATCAGACCATGAGCAGGGAGTCTTGTAGGCTAATCCTACTAATAATCCAATAGCAGGGAGTCCCAGAGAGAACACCTCAACTAACAACCCAGTGGTGGGGAGTGCCACAGGGTACACCCCACTAACAATCCAGTGGTGCGGAGTCCCACAGAGAACACCTCCACTAATAATCCAgcggcagggagttccacagggtaCACCTCACTAACAATCCAGTGGTGCGGAGTCCCACAGAGAACACCTCCACTAATAATCCAgcggcagggagttccacagggtaACCCCACTAACAATCCAGTGGTGGGGAGTTCCACAGGGTACACCCCACTAACAATCCAGGGATGGGGAGTCCCATGGGCTCACCCAGTTAAACCCCGTCCCTGACTTACTTTCTCTGGAGAGTGGCCCCATCGGGGGAGCAGGATTGTGATGGTCAGTGCACCCAGTACCAGGGCGAGGGCCAGGGACCAATAGGCCAGCCCAggccagcccagggcccctgctGCGATCCCCAGGGATGGCTGGGATTGCACAGGGGTCTCTCCTGGGGCTGGCTCCATCCCCACTTGGTACCACACGGGACGCTGCCCATAGCTCCCGCCCCATAGACCCCACCACTGCACACTCAGCAGCAGGCAGAGCTCCCTGTGGCCCATGGCTCAGCCGCCCACACCTGGGACCAGGACCTGGAGTGTCGGTTCCGAGCCAGGTTCTGGAACCTCCAGTTGCTCAGTGATACGCAAATAGCAGTGACCTCTACGGCaacgggggcgggggcgggattgaggggcaccgggggatggggagcccagggctgggctagcagggggctgcgggttgggattgaggggcaccggtggatggggagcccagggctgggctagcaggggctgcgggttgttTTTGTGGGGCACCGGGGtttggggagccctgggctgggcttgCAGGGGGCTGCGgtttgggattgaggggcaccggtggatggggagcccagggctgggctagcaggggctgcgggttgggtttgaggggcaccgggggatggggagcccagggctgggctagcagggggctgcgggttgggattgaggggcaccgggggatggggagcccagggctgggctagcagggggctgcaggtgggattgaggggcaccgggggatggggagcccagggctgggctagcagggggctgccggtgggcttGGGGGGCCCCgggggatggggagcccagggcagggctagcaggggctgcaggtgggattgaggcactggggatggggagcccagggctgggctagcaggggctgcaggtgggattgaggggcactggggatgggagcccagggctgggctagcagggggctgcgggttgggattgaggggcatgggggatggggagcccagggctgagctagcagggggctgcgggttgggattgaggggcaccgggggatggggagcccagggctgggctagcagggggtttCCACTTTGGTCAGGCTGACAGGCTCATCTTTACAAACTTCACATCACCCACCAAAAATCTACCAGTTCCCTCCTCCGTTAGGGGTTTAACCTGGTTAAACAGAGACAACTGCTCAGAGCcatacgcccccccccccccccgacacacaccccTTTCACAAACCCCCTGGTAGTTACAGAGAACACAGCACGTTCCCATTCATAACTTGGCTGGACAAAGCTTTAATGTCATTCCCAATACAAAGCTCTGTAGGCAACAACATCCTTACCCCAGtataacaggggttctcaaactgggggtcgggacccctcagggggtctcgaggttattacatggggggtcaggagctgtcagcctccaccccaaactctgctttgcatccagcatttataatggtgttaaatatatcaaaaagtgtttttaatttatggggggtgggggtcgtgcacagaggcttgctgtgtgaaaggagtcaccagtacaaaagtttgagaacccctgagctctggaactgctccctgtgaagccaggcaggactctgggggagcctcctctctcggagcagactgtctccaggccAAGAAGCtcacaccttcctgggtctgacctcggaccattcagcatcccctgccccaccgtgcgcttcccacagcgagtccgcccgggtgtggctcctggggaagccagagggccctgcaccccaattccgcagtcagacgtgactctcagccagtcggtaaaacaggtttattagtcgacagggacacagcatagaacagagcttgtgagcacagaaatcagtgactttcagccaagtccatcttcgGGAGTCCTGGGCCAGAAGCCCTGGACTCCCCCACTTCCAGTCCCCCTCCCAGCTTCCAGCGAccggacccccccgcccccattgctCCTCCTCCTTGTCTTTGTCTCAGGCAAAGAGTCGCCTACTCATCACCTCAttgcatccccctcctgggtctcaggttgtGAAGGGCACGGGCCATAgcgtacaggtctgtcgcatcttacgctggggttacgttccgcagtcagtgtgtaaagcgaaaatcgcgtatagtcaaaattacattcaGTGGAATggtgggcggaatcgcccgcactacagaaacagtatttaaattgttatttttctcttttttgttttgtttttttcttgtttttgccgaccgcgtaaagctgaaatcgtgcatgttaaatgcgccgaagatgcgacagacctgtatgtgcagcctcacctgccccagaggtctcagccagTCACACCCCCCTAGTCCCACCACCGAGGCattggtgcagcacacagggaaactgaggcacacacagtattcatgcaaaacagtaaaactcCCATAGGCTCAATAGTAAGAGtcacatacaccataacaagggaaaacCCCCACTTGGTCCCACCATTCCGTTCAAGGTGGGTTCTGGCTGAAGGCAAACTCATAGAGGATCACAATATTCACACTCTCATCTGGTAAATGATCTTCCTCTCTGACAAGATCTGCTTCAActagagtgatgttagaagctgtAACTTGCCCTAAACACCTTTTCCCATTGATTTTCTGTTACAACCCCCATACATCGCgttggcacaatttatggggTTGTCTCCTTCAGAGCTTATGGCAACagcatttacataaaaggtggcaGCGCTGGGGGATATTTGGTTACCCTCTTTCTGAGCAAAGTTCTTTAGCAGATTTTTTAGTTAACACCTGGACTAGCTACTGCCTCAGCTAGGGAGTAAATTCTTCCAAACCCTCGGGGATTCATAGAAATAATGAACCGACATGACAAAGAAACTTTAATAACAAAAGGGATAACACACATTGAGCTCAAAGACAAGGGACGCGGGATCCTTTAAAGAAAAGAACGAGAACGTTCATGTTTAGCTGGTAATTTATAGTCTGTCGTGAGACCCAAAACCAGAAATATGTCACCCAAGGAACTTCCAAGCTTTCCCAATTACTTCCTGTCAtgaacagatagttaagggttaatgcctc
Proteins encoded in this window:
- the SAP25 gene encoding histone deacetylase complex subunit SAP25 isoform X3 — translated: MAPGLPLPAASPRAALPQLGQVPAQGPAGPTEPGWGLGGARPLEVLPGLRSGGVSSRGGRMLFEELDPRHGLWDEDGDSGESEEEEALGSDWAEDRGWLQEEPRVGHGLPHPCNKSTRPRPCCRQLFSPCRPWPHDPVLGQGSLPCWAGHLSGAGLNREPTGTDLGAHPAALSRLAPNPTASANPAAYESSWEPGMGHSLSTRTLSHPSFYPYYVVLSRSTPGTHPVPHGDWPQGSGLQGGPAIESGLLLPISSSEFFYTDPLMPPGHRVYNYLACPSQQVQCPQGAAGHSRSVRVSVSAPPTPSCRSVRPLLLPARCPPVA
- the SAP25 gene encoding histone deacetylase complex subunit SAP25 isoform X1; the protein is MAPGLPLPAASPRAALPQLGQVPAQGPAGPTEPGWGLGGARPLEVLPGLRSGGVSSRGGRMLFEELDPRHGLWDEDGDSGESEEEEALGSDWAEDRGWLQEEPRVGHGLPHPCNKSTRPRPCCRQLFSPCRPWPHDPVLGQGSLPCWAGHLSGAGLNREPTGTDLGAHPAALSRLAPNPTASANPAAYESSWEPGMGHSLSTRTLSHPSFYPYYVVLSRSTPGTHPVPHGDWPQGSGLQGGPAIESGLLLPISSSEFFYTDPLMPPGHRVYNYLACPSQQVCQSLRLSTPNPIMSVREASPPPCPLPPSGMKWLSQAEYNAVSALLELPYEEPACSPGEGTPGTQLLLSAVEPEYGQVLTQEAANALLSLHSSPDTLGELLGGTESPALPHGLGSGMLGAFFPDRAAGEAAL
- the SAP25 gene encoding histone deacetylase complex subunit SAP25 isoform X2 — its product is MLFEELDPRHGLWDEDGDSGESEEEEALGSDWAEDRGWLQEEPRVGHGLPHPCNKSTRPRPCCRQLFSPCRPWPHDPVLGQGSLPCWAGHLSGAGLNREPTGTDLGAHPAALSRLAPNPTASANPAAYESSWEPGMGHSLSTRTLSHPSFYPYYVVLSRSTPGTHPVPHGDWPQGSGLQGGPAIESGLLLPISSSEFFYTDPLMPPGHRVYNYLACPSQQVCQSLRLSTPNPIMSVREASPPPCPLPPSGMKWLSQAEYNAVSALLELPYEEPACSPGEGTPGTQLLLSAVEPEYGQVLTQEAANALLSLHSSPDTLGELLGGTESPALPHGLGSGMLGAFFPDRAAGEAAL